A stretch of the Lactuca sativa cultivar Salinas chromosome 9, Lsat_Salinas_v11, whole genome shotgun sequence genome encodes the following:
- the LOC111889802 gene encoding zinc finger protein CONSTANS-LIKE 10, translating into MGYDCDYCREARSMVYCRSDEAYLCLSCDRNIHSANALSKRHSRTLICDRCNSEPAFVRCVDEKLSLCQKCNWEGHTGSNSGSGSHCRQTLNCYSGCPSAVELASIWSFMSESPSVLGSTCQQEMELMSIADDKTNQVLSCSIQRDDLQKGINSNYKNDPDPCSTSKISSTKDAFYDDFNMDETDLSIEKYEVLFGDGYNDPEHLFAKDGIDSLFGAKETSVAESMSHNSHATKGDDVHVRPTCSNAASFESLRSCKTEPNVCYKPHSTISFSSLTGESNAGDYQDCGASSMLLMHEPPWCTMAHDSTTPSGIRNDAVLRYKEKKKTRKFEKTVRYATRKARADVRKRVKGRFVKAGDAYDYDPMSQTRSY; encoded by the exons ATGGGATACGATTGCGATTACTGTCGCGAGGCAAGATCGATGGTGTATTGTCGATCAGACGAAGCTTACTTATGTCTATCGTGTGATCGAAATATTCATTCCGCAAACGCATTATCAAAACGCCATTCAAGAACACTCATATGCGATAGATGCAATTCAGAACCAGCATTCGTTAGATGCGTCGATGAAAAACTATCGCTTTGTCAAAAATGTAACTGGGAGGGTCACACCGGTTCTAATTCCGGTTCCGGTAGCCATTGTCGGCAAACGTtaaattgctactccggctgcCCATCGGCGGTTGAACTAGCTTCCATCTGGTCGTTCATGTCAGAGTCTCCATCTGTTCTCGGCTCCACTTGTCAACAGGAAATGGAGTTAATGTCCATCGCCGACGACAAAACCAATCAAGTTTTATCTTGTTCAATTCAGCGAGACGATTTGCAGAAAGGAATCAACTCAAATTACAAAAACGATCCTGATCCTTGTTCTACATCCAAG ATTTCATCTACAAAAGACGCATTCTATGATGATTTCAACATGGATGAAACTGATTTAAGCATCGAGAAATATGAAGTACTGTTTGGCGATGGATACAACGACCCAGAACATCTATTCGCAAAAGATGGAATCGATAGCTTATTTGGAGCTAAAGAAACATCAGTCGCTGAATCCATGTCTCACAATTCACATGCTACAAAG ggAGACGATGTTCATGTTCGACCCACATGCAGTAATGCAGCTTCATTTGAATCATTAAGAAGCTGCAAAACAGAACCAAACGTTTGTTATAAACCACATTCCACTATTTCATTTTCAAGCCTCACTGGAGAAAGCAATGCAGGTGATTATCAAGATTGTGGGGCTTCATCTATGCTTCTCATGCATGAGCCACCCTGGTGCACCATGGCTCACGATAGCACCACCCCTTCAGGTATCAGAAACGATGCGGTTCTTCGTTACAAGGAAAAAAAGAAAACCCGAAA attTGAGAAGACAGTGAGATATGCTACACGAAAGGCAAGAGCGGATGTTAGAAAGCGCGTGAAAGGGCGATTTGTGAAAGCTGGTGATGCCTATGATTATGATCCCATGAGTCAAACAAGAAGCTATTGA